A DNA window from Haloactinospora alba contains the following coding sequences:
- a CDS encoding BKACE family enzyme, whose protein sequence is MNETMNTDVILTAALTGAGDTVGKSEHVPVTPEEIAASAVEAAEAGASAVHIHVRDPETGAPSRDNALYREVVERIKETGIDVVINLTAGMGGDLVIGQDDPTRPDEGTDLVNGLERLPHVEELLPDICTLDCGSVNFGDGSSVYISTPDMLRAGAKRIQELGVRPELEIFDTGQLWFAKQMHAEGLIDDPSMFQLCTGIPYGAPADPGVLQSMVRLLPAGAQWASFAIGRMEMPWVAQSILLGGHARVGLEDNLYLSRGVKGTNGQLVEKAVTIIEALGARVATPDEARKKLNLRSA, encoded by the coding sequence GTCCCGGTCACTCCCGAGGAGATCGCCGCCTCGGCGGTGGAGGCCGCCGAGGCGGGGGCGAGCGCGGTCCACATCCACGTCCGCGACCCGGAGACCGGCGCTCCCTCCCGCGACAACGCCCTGTACCGCGAGGTTGTCGAGCGGATCAAGGAAACCGGGATCGACGTCGTCATCAACCTGACCGCCGGTATGGGGGGCGACCTCGTCATCGGCCAGGACGACCCGACGCGGCCGGACGAGGGGACCGACCTCGTCAACGGTCTGGAGCGCCTCCCGCACGTGGAGGAACTCCTGCCCGACATCTGCACACTCGACTGCGGAAGCGTGAACTTCGGGGACGGCAGCTCGGTCTACATCTCCACCCCCGACATGCTCCGCGCCGGGGCGAAGCGCATACAGGAGCTGGGGGTTCGGCCGGAGCTGGAGATCTTCGACACCGGTCAGCTCTGGTTCGCCAAACAGATGCACGCCGAGGGGCTCATCGACGACCCCAGCATGTTCCAGCTGTGCACGGGCATCCCCTACGGCGCTCCCGCGGACCCCGGCGTGCTGCAGTCGATGGTGCGGCTGCTTCCCGCGGGCGCCCAGTGGGCGAGCTTCGCCATCGGGAGGATGGAGATGCCCTGGGTCGCCCAGTCGATCCTGCTCGGTGGGCACGCCCGCGTCGGTCTGGAGGACAACCTCTACCTGAGCCGCGGGGTCAAGGGCACCAACGGGCAGCTCGTGGAGAAAGCCGTGACCATCATCGAGGCTCTCGGCGCCCGCGTGGCCACACCGGACGAGGCCCGCAAGAAGCTGAACCTGCGCAGCGCCTGA